From one Paramormyrops kingsleyae isolate MSU_618 chromosome 1, PKINGS_0.4, whole genome shotgun sequence genomic stretch:
- the tmem237a gene encoding transmembrane protein 237A isoform X1 → MSTMENEKAQPTRTPQPVTNQHLPPLRPRALPLMPSLDMGDEMPPTKPKKKKSKRESNEVEDGDEPAVERMAPEPQDIPPQKKKKKKKKKTQTLDLEREGDHTQLDMANGGTAVEQSVDGEDEAPKARKKKKPKIGDRLHSSELDSEDEDVITNAAAAIPQHSLFSAPLGQSQPISKVFVERNRRFQATDRTDLGKPSIQTDDYLEITSVWSTRDVALKVHSGFRVMGLFAQGFLAGYAVWNTIVVYVLAGERLSSLTNLLQQYHTLAYPAQSLLYLLLALSTVSAFDRVNLAKVSVAMKCFLTLEPAALASILYFAALILSLSQQMTSDRINLYNSGNGTLWPTGSEQRFLQNWIVVNLVVAVLVGLAWAFLSTRPELDYTEEFLRTMDVDEVPHKEKKLEIPA, encoded by the exons ATGTCAACGATGGAAAATGAAAAAGCCCAG CCTACAAGGACACCGCAACCAGTGACCAATCAGCATCTGCCTCCA CTTCGACCACGTGCACTGCCACTCATGCCAAG TCTGGACATGGGAG ATGAAATGCCACCGACTAAACCAAAGAAGAAGAAGTCAAAAAGAGAGTCCAATGAAGTTGAGGATGGAGACG AGCCAGCAGTGGAGAGGATGGCACCAGAGCCCCAAGACATTCCACctcagaagaagaaaaagaagaagaaaaagaaaacacagaCTCTAG ATCTGGAGCGGGAAGGAGACCACACCCAGCTGGACATGGCGAATGGAGGTACTGCTGTGGAACAGTCTGTGGATGGGGAGGACGAGGCCCCAAAAGCCAGAAAGAAGAA GAAGCCGAAGATCGGTGACAGGCTGCACTCCAGCGAGCTAGACAGTGAGGACGAAGATGTCATCACCAACGCAGCTGCCGCTATCCCCCAGCATTCCCTGTTCTCTGCCCCACTGGGACAaagtcaaccaatcagcaaagtTTTTGTCGAGAGAAACC GGCGGTTCCAAGCCACGGATCGCACAGACTTGGGCAAGCCCAGCATTCAAACAGATGATTACCTGGAGATAACATCCGTCTGGAGTACCCGGGATGTGGCCTTGAAGGTGCACAGTGGGTTCAG GGTGATGGGTCTCTTCGCACAAGGTTTCCTGGCTGGCTATGCTGTCTGGAACACCATTGTGGTGTACGTCCTGGCCGGGGAGCGGCTCAGCAGCTTGACCAACCTTCTCCAGCAGTACCACACGCTGGCCTACCCGGCCCAGTCCCTGCTCTACCTGCTGCTGGCTCTCAGTACCGTCTCCGCCTTCGACAG GGTGAACCTGGCCAAGGTGTCTGTGGCTATGAAGTGCTTCCTCACTCTGGAGCCAGCAGCACTGGCCTCCATCT TGTACTTTGCAGCCCTGATCCTTTCTCTCAGCCAGCAGATGACCAGTGACCGAATCAATCTCTACAACTCTGGCAATGGGACGTTGTG GCCCACAGGCTCAGAGCAAAGGTTCCTGCAGAACTGGATTGTGGTGAACCTAGTGGTGGCAGTATTGGTGGGACTGGCCTGGGCGTTCCTCTCTACACGACCTGAGTTGGATTACACTGAGG AATTCTTAAGGACAATGGATGTGGATGAGGTGCCACATAAAGAGAAGAAGCTGGAAATCCCAGCCTGA
- the tmem237a gene encoding transmembrane protein 237A isoform X4 codes for MSDEMPPTKPKKKKSKRESNEVEDGDEPAVERMAPEPQDIPPQKKKKKKKKKTQTLDLEREGDHTQLDMANGGTAVEQSVDGEDEAPKARKKKKPKIGDRLHSSELDSEDEDVITNAAAAIPQHSLFSAPLGQSQPISKVFVERNRRFQATDRTDLGKPSIQTDDYLEITSVWSTRDVALKVHSGFRVMGLFAQGFLAGYAVWNTIVVYVLAGERLSSLTNLLQQYHTLAYPAQSLLYLLLALSTVSAFDRVNLAKVSVAMKCFLTLEPAALASILYFAALILSLSQQMTSDRINLYNSGNGTLWPTGSEQRFLQNWIVVNLVVAVLVGLAWAFLSTRPELDYTEEFLRTMDVDEVPHKEKKLEIPA; via the exons ATGTCAG ATGAAATGCCACCGACTAAACCAAAGAAGAAGAAGTCAAAAAGAGAGTCCAATGAAGTTGAGGATGGAGACG AGCCAGCAGTGGAGAGGATGGCACCAGAGCCCCAAGACATTCCACctcagaagaagaaaaagaagaagaaaaagaaaacacagaCTCTAG ATCTGGAGCGGGAAGGAGACCACACCCAGCTGGACATGGCGAATGGAGGTACTGCTGTGGAACAGTCTGTGGATGGGGAGGACGAGGCCCCAAAAGCCAGAAAGAAGAA GAAGCCGAAGATCGGTGACAGGCTGCACTCCAGCGAGCTAGACAGTGAGGACGAAGATGTCATCACCAACGCAGCTGCCGCTATCCCCCAGCATTCCCTGTTCTCTGCCCCACTGGGACAaagtcaaccaatcagcaaagtTTTTGTCGAGAGAAACC GGCGGTTCCAAGCCACGGATCGCACAGACTTGGGCAAGCCCAGCATTCAAACAGATGATTACCTGGAGATAACATCCGTCTGGAGTACCCGGGATGTGGCCTTGAAGGTGCACAGTGGGTTCAG GGTGATGGGTCTCTTCGCACAAGGTTTCCTGGCTGGCTATGCTGTCTGGAACACCATTGTGGTGTACGTCCTGGCCGGGGAGCGGCTCAGCAGCTTGACCAACCTTCTCCAGCAGTACCACACGCTGGCCTACCCGGCCCAGTCCCTGCTCTACCTGCTGCTGGCTCTCAGTACCGTCTCCGCCTTCGACAG GGTGAACCTGGCCAAGGTGTCTGTGGCTATGAAGTGCTTCCTCACTCTGGAGCCAGCAGCACTGGCCTCCATCT TGTACTTTGCAGCCCTGATCCTTTCTCTCAGCCAGCAGATGACCAGTGACCGAATCAATCTCTACAACTCTGGCAATGGGACGTTGTG GCCCACAGGCTCAGAGCAAAGGTTCCTGCAGAACTGGATTGTGGTGAACCTAGTGGTGGCAGTATTGGTGGGACTGGCCTGGGCGTTCCTCTCTACACGACCTGAGTTGGATTACACTGAGG AATTCTTAAGGACAATGGATGTGGATGAGGTGCCACATAAAGAGAAGAAGCTGGAAATCCCAGCCTGA
- the tmem237a gene encoding transmembrane protein 237A isoform X2: MPSLDMGDEMPPTKPKKKKSKRESNEVEDGDEPAVERMAPEPQDIPPQKKKKKKKKKTQTLDLEREGDHTQLDMANGGTAVEQSVDGEDEAPKARKKKKPKIGDRLHSSELDSEDEDVITNAAAAIPQHSLFSAPLGQSQPISKVFVERNRRFQATDRTDLGKPSIQTDDYLEITSVWSTRDVALKVHSGFRVMGLFAQGFLAGYAVWNTIVVYVLAGERLSSLTNLLQQYHTLAYPAQSLLYLLLALSTVSAFDRVNLAKVSVAMKCFLTLEPAALASILYFAALILSLSQQMTSDRINLYNSGNGTLWPTGSEQRFLQNWIVVNLVVAVLVGLAWAFLSTRPELDYTEEFLRTMDVDEVPHKEKKLEIPA; this comes from the exons ATGCCAAG TCTGGACATGGGAG ATGAAATGCCACCGACTAAACCAAAGAAGAAGAAGTCAAAAAGAGAGTCCAATGAAGTTGAGGATGGAGACG AGCCAGCAGTGGAGAGGATGGCACCAGAGCCCCAAGACATTCCACctcagaagaagaaaaagaagaagaaaaagaaaacacagaCTCTAG ATCTGGAGCGGGAAGGAGACCACACCCAGCTGGACATGGCGAATGGAGGTACTGCTGTGGAACAGTCTGTGGATGGGGAGGACGAGGCCCCAAAAGCCAGAAAGAAGAA GAAGCCGAAGATCGGTGACAGGCTGCACTCCAGCGAGCTAGACAGTGAGGACGAAGATGTCATCACCAACGCAGCTGCCGCTATCCCCCAGCATTCCCTGTTCTCTGCCCCACTGGGACAaagtcaaccaatcagcaaagtTTTTGTCGAGAGAAACC GGCGGTTCCAAGCCACGGATCGCACAGACTTGGGCAAGCCCAGCATTCAAACAGATGATTACCTGGAGATAACATCCGTCTGGAGTACCCGGGATGTGGCCTTGAAGGTGCACAGTGGGTTCAG GGTGATGGGTCTCTTCGCACAAGGTTTCCTGGCTGGCTATGCTGTCTGGAACACCATTGTGGTGTACGTCCTGGCCGGGGAGCGGCTCAGCAGCTTGACCAACCTTCTCCAGCAGTACCACACGCTGGCCTACCCGGCCCAGTCCCTGCTCTACCTGCTGCTGGCTCTCAGTACCGTCTCCGCCTTCGACAG GGTGAACCTGGCCAAGGTGTCTGTGGCTATGAAGTGCTTCCTCACTCTGGAGCCAGCAGCACTGGCCTCCATCT TGTACTTTGCAGCCCTGATCCTTTCTCTCAGCCAGCAGATGACCAGTGACCGAATCAATCTCTACAACTCTGGCAATGGGACGTTGTG GCCCACAGGCTCAGAGCAAAGGTTCCTGCAGAACTGGATTGTGGTGAACCTAGTGGTGGCAGTATTGGTGGGACTGGCCTGGGCGTTCCTCTCTACACGACCTGAGTTGGATTACACTGAGG AATTCTTAAGGACAATGGATGTGGATGAGGTGCCACATAAAGAGAAGAAGCTGGAAATCCCAGCCTGA
- the tmem237a gene encoding transmembrane protein 237A isoform X3 produces MGDEMPPTKPKKKKSKRESNEVEDGDEPAVERMAPEPQDIPPQKKKKKKKKKTQTLDLEREGDHTQLDMANGGTAVEQSVDGEDEAPKARKKKKPKIGDRLHSSELDSEDEDVITNAAAAIPQHSLFSAPLGQSQPISKVFVERNRRFQATDRTDLGKPSIQTDDYLEITSVWSTRDVALKVHSGFRVMGLFAQGFLAGYAVWNTIVVYVLAGERLSSLTNLLQQYHTLAYPAQSLLYLLLALSTVSAFDRVNLAKVSVAMKCFLTLEPAALASILYFAALILSLSQQMTSDRINLYNSGNGTLWPTGSEQRFLQNWIVVNLVVAVLVGLAWAFLSTRPELDYTEEFLRTMDVDEVPHKEKKLEIPA; encoded by the exons ATGGGAG ATGAAATGCCACCGACTAAACCAAAGAAGAAGAAGTCAAAAAGAGAGTCCAATGAAGTTGAGGATGGAGACG AGCCAGCAGTGGAGAGGATGGCACCAGAGCCCCAAGACATTCCACctcagaagaagaaaaagaagaagaaaaagaaaacacagaCTCTAG ATCTGGAGCGGGAAGGAGACCACACCCAGCTGGACATGGCGAATGGAGGTACTGCTGTGGAACAGTCTGTGGATGGGGAGGACGAGGCCCCAAAAGCCAGAAAGAAGAA GAAGCCGAAGATCGGTGACAGGCTGCACTCCAGCGAGCTAGACAGTGAGGACGAAGATGTCATCACCAACGCAGCTGCCGCTATCCCCCAGCATTCCCTGTTCTCTGCCCCACTGGGACAaagtcaaccaatcagcaaagtTTTTGTCGAGAGAAACC GGCGGTTCCAAGCCACGGATCGCACAGACTTGGGCAAGCCCAGCATTCAAACAGATGATTACCTGGAGATAACATCCGTCTGGAGTACCCGGGATGTGGCCTTGAAGGTGCACAGTGGGTTCAG GGTGATGGGTCTCTTCGCACAAGGTTTCCTGGCTGGCTATGCTGTCTGGAACACCATTGTGGTGTACGTCCTGGCCGGGGAGCGGCTCAGCAGCTTGACCAACCTTCTCCAGCAGTACCACACGCTGGCCTACCCGGCCCAGTCCCTGCTCTACCTGCTGCTGGCTCTCAGTACCGTCTCCGCCTTCGACAG GGTGAACCTGGCCAAGGTGTCTGTGGCTATGAAGTGCTTCCTCACTCTGGAGCCAGCAGCACTGGCCTCCATCT TGTACTTTGCAGCCCTGATCCTTTCTCTCAGCCAGCAGATGACCAGTGACCGAATCAATCTCTACAACTCTGGCAATGGGACGTTGTG GCCCACAGGCTCAGAGCAAAGGTTCCTGCAGAACTGGATTGTGGTGAACCTAGTGGTGGCAGTATTGGTGGGACTGGCCTGGGCGTTCCTCTCTACACGACCTGAGTTGGATTACACTGAGG AATTCTTAAGGACAATGGATGTGGATGAGGTGCCACATAAAGAGAAGAAGCTGGAAATCCCAGCCTGA
- the tmem237a gene encoding transmembrane protein 237A isoform X5 — protein MPPTKPKKKKSKRESNEVEDGDEPAVERMAPEPQDIPPQKKKKKKKKKTQTLDLEREGDHTQLDMANGGTAVEQSVDGEDEAPKARKKKKPKIGDRLHSSELDSEDEDVITNAAAAIPQHSLFSAPLGQSQPISKVFVERNRRFQATDRTDLGKPSIQTDDYLEITSVWSTRDVALKVHSGFRVMGLFAQGFLAGYAVWNTIVVYVLAGERLSSLTNLLQQYHTLAYPAQSLLYLLLALSTVSAFDRVNLAKVSVAMKCFLTLEPAALASILYFAALILSLSQQMTSDRINLYNSGNGTLWPTGSEQRFLQNWIVVNLVVAVLVGLAWAFLSTRPELDYTEEFLRTMDVDEVPHKEKKLEIPA, from the exons ATGCCACCGACTAAACCAAAGAAGAAGAAGTCAAAAAGAGAGTCCAATGAAGTTGAGGATGGAGACG AGCCAGCAGTGGAGAGGATGGCACCAGAGCCCCAAGACATTCCACctcagaagaagaaaaagaagaagaaaaagaaaacacagaCTCTAG ATCTGGAGCGGGAAGGAGACCACACCCAGCTGGACATGGCGAATGGAGGTACTGCTGTGGAACAGTCTGTGGATGGGGAGGACGAGGCCCCAAAAGCCAGAAAGAAGAA GAAGCCGAAGATCGGTGACAGGCTGCACTCCAGCGAGCTAGACAGTGAGGACGAAGATGTCATCACCAACGCAGCTGCCGCTATCCCCCAGCATTCCCTGTTCTCTGCCCCACTGGGACAaagtcaaccaatcagcaaagtTTTTGTCGAGAGAAACC GGCGGTTCCAAGCCACGGATCGCACAGACTTGGGCAAGCCCAGCATTCAAACAGATGATTACCTGGAGATAACATCCGTCTGGAGTACCCGGGATGTGGCCTTGAAGGTGCACAGTGGGTTCAG GGTGATGGGTCTCTTCGCACAAGGTTTCCTGGCTGGCTATGCTGTCTGGAACACCATTGTGGTGTACGTCCTGGCCGGGGAGCGGCTCAGCAGCTTGACCAACCTTCTCCAGCAGTACCACACGCTGGCCTACCCGGCCCAGTCCCTGCTCTACCTGCTGCTGGCTCTCAGTACCGTCTCCGCCTTCGACAG GGTGAACCTGGCCAAGGTGTCTGTGGCTATGAAGTGCTTCCTCACTCTGGAGCCAGCAGCACTGGCCTCCATCT TGTACTTTGCAGCCCTGATCCTTTCTCTCAGCCAGCAGATGACCAGTGACCGAATCAATCTCTACAACTCTGGCAATGGGACGTTGTG GCCCACAGGCTCAGAGCAAAGGTTCCTGCAGAACTGGATTGTGGTGAACCTAGTGGTGGCAGTATTGGTGGGACTGGCCTGGGCGTTCCTCTCTACACGACCTGAGTTGGATTACACTGAGG AATTCTTAAGGACAATGGATGTGGATGAGGTGCCACATAAAGAGAAGAAGCTGGAAATCCCAGCCTGA